In Myxococcus stipitatus, the genomic window ACCCTCTGTTAGCACGGCCGGACGCTCGCTGATCCCCCGCTTTTGCACGGTTGAGACACACTTGAACGCCCTCGCCCACGCCGCATCCCCGCTTCCAAGTGCTGGAATTCTCTGGAGTCGGATGCTGGATGCCATCCGCCAGGAAGGCCGCCAGTACGCGCTCCAGTGGTTGGATCGCGTGCGTGCGTTGGAGATCCGCGACGGGGCCCTGGTGCTGGGCGTTCCGGATCGCTTCTTCCGCGACTGGGTGGACGACCACTACCGCGGCCTGCTGGAGGGACACCTCGCCCGGTTGGGTGACGGGCTGGCCTCCGTGACGTACGAGGTCGTCGAGGGGCTCGTCCCCGACCCGCAGTTCCCGCCCACACCCACGGTGAAGGCCAGCGTGGGGCGGCCGGCCCGGCTCAACAGCCGGTTCACCTTCAGCACCTTCGTGGTGGCGGACAGCAACCAGCTGCCGGCGGCGGCGGCCCAGGCGGTCTCCGACAAGCCGGGTCGGCACTACAACCCGCTCTACATCTACGGGGGCACGGGCCTGGGCAAGACGCACCTGCTGCAGGCGGTGGGCAACCACATCTGGGAGAAGGACCCCAGCCAGCGCGTCGTCTACCTGTCCAGCGAGCAGTTCACGAACGAGTACGTGGAGAGCGTCCGCGAGCACCGGATGACGGACTTCCGTCGCAAGTTCCGCGAGGAGTGCGACGTGCTGCTCATCGACGACATCCAGTTCCTGGGCAAGCGCGAGGAGACGCAGAAGGAGTTCTTCTACACCTTCAACACGCTCTACGAGCTGAACAAGGCCATCGTGCTCACCAGCGACACGGTGCCGGCGGAGATTCCGGGCCTGGAGGACCGGCTGCGCAGCCGCTTCACCATGGGGCTGATGACGGACATCCGCGAGCCCACCTACGAGACGCGGGTGGCCATCCTCCAGAAGAAGGCGGTGGCGGAGAACCTGGACCT contains:
- the dnaA gene encoding chromosomal replication initiator protein DnaA, with protein sequence MNALAHAASPLPSAGILWSRMLDAIRQEGRQYALQWLDRVRALEIRDGALVLGVPDRFFRDWVDDHYRGLLEGHLARLGDGLASVTYEVVEGLVPDPQFPPTPTVKASVGRPARLNSRFTFSTFVVADSNQLPAAAAQAVSDKPGRHYNPLYIYGGTGLGKTHLLQAVGNHIWEKDPSQRVVYLSSEQFTNEYVESVREHRMTDFRRKFREECDVLLIDDIQFLGKREETQKEFFYTFNTLYELNKAIVLTSDTVPAEIPGLEDRLRSRFTMGLMTDIREPTYETRVAILQKKAVAENLDLPDGVAHFIAKHIQKNVRELEGALVKLSAVHSLTRQPVTEEFASEVLRDILPAQNLVDVEAIQREVARFYKVTVESLKEDRRHKALAHARQVAMYLSRKLTKSSFPEIASRFSKDHSTVISAVRKVEGLRDSDPTVKRELAELELRLGGN